A window of Terriglobales bacterium contains these coding sequences:
- a CDS encoding response regulator transcription factor, translated as MKAKISVLLVDDHALVRRGFRRILEDDAEIRIVGEASDSAEAIRLAGDLQPQVVVMDCALPGTNGLVATTRILEISPQTSILMLSMHSEDTWVRKALQAGARGYILKNAMDLDLVRAVKRVAAGEQVLDPQLTPQVTEKGERSHGLTARELQILQLIVDGKSNKEIASDLDLSANTVAVHRANMMQALGLHKTAELVAYGIRNGLVNLP; from the coding sequence ATGAAAGCTAAAATTTCAGTTTTGCTTGTAGATGACCATGCGTTGGTGCGCCGCGGGTTTCGGCGCATTTTAGAGGATGATGCGGAGATACGAATCGTCGGCGAAGCCAGCGACAGCGCCGAGGCGATCCGCCTGGCTGGCGATCTGCAGCCACAAGTAGTGGTGATGGATTGTGCGCTGCCGGGAACCAACGGACTGGTCGCCACCACCCGCATCCTTGAGATTTCACCACAGACTTCCATATTGATGTTGAGCATGCATTCAGAGGACACCTGGGTACGCAAAGCACTTCAAGCCGGCGCCCGCGGCTATATTCTGAAAAATGCCATGGACCTGGACTTGGTGAGGGCGGTCAAACGGGTGGCCGCAGGCGAGCAGGTGCTTGATCCCCAGCTCACGCCGCAGGTGACCGAAAAAGGTGAGCGAAGCCACGGGTTGACCGCGCGTGAACTTCAGATTCTGCAACTGATCGTTGACGGCAAGTCCAACAAGGAAATTGCCAGCGATCTCGATTTGAGCGCCAACACCGTCGCCGTTCACCGCGCCAACATGATGCAGGCCCTGGGACTCCATAAGACAGCCGAACTTGTTGCCTACGGTATTCGCAACGGATTGGTGAACCTTCCTTGA